The DNA segment TAGCCTGTGGATGAGAATGGTCGTCGGCCATGAACAAATGAACCTTACCCTTATAATCAACATAACTACATCCAGGGTCCTTCTTTAGTCCATTTTGTTTCATTATAGCCCGAATTCTCGCCACGCCATCCAACCTCCCAGCATCCGAGTATATGTTTGACAGAAGCACATAGTAACCAACATTTGTCGGATCAAGCTTACTGACTTTCTCAAAAGCAAGCTCTCCCAATTCCACATTTTTATGAATCTTGCATGCACCCAACAATGCGCCCCAAATGGGACTGTCAGGCTCCATCGGCATTGACACGATCAAATCCCAAGCCTCCTTCAGCTGGCCAGCACGACCCAAAAGGTCTACCATGCAAGCATAGTGCTCTCTACTTGGCATTATACCATGCACTGTCTTCATGGAAGCGAAGTACTCCATTCCTTTGTCGGTCATCCCTACATGACTACAAACAGACAACACACTAACCATAACGACTTCATCAGGCTTGATTCCCTCCTCCAACATTTTATCAAACAGAAACAGTGCTTCATCGCCATGTCCATGCATGCCATATCCAGCAATAATTGCTGTCCATGAAACTATGGTTCTAAGATGCATTTCATCGAACACTTTCCGTGCTCGAGCCAAATCTCCACACTTGGCATGCAGATTGATAAGTGCATTCTTTATGTGAGTGTTGGAAGCATATGAATCTTTCTGGTTGATGAAACTTTCTATTCTCCGTCCAATGGAGTGGGCACCGAGGTTAGCGCAGGAGGAAAGCACACCGATGAGTGTGATGGCGTCTGGTTCTACTGAAGTAGATTCCTTCATCTTGTCGTAGAAAGCTAACACTTGATGAGCGAGACCATTCTGGGCATAGCAGGAGATCATGGCGTTCCAGGAAACAAGGTCTTTTCGTTGGTCGGGCATTTCGTCGAACAGTTGGCGAGCAACATCGACGGCGCCGATTCTGGAGAAGCATGAAAGCAGGCAGTTCGAGACGGAAGGAGCGAAGACGAGAGAGGACCTGAAGGCGACGCCGTGGAGCGGCGGAATTGACGCCGGAGGAGCAGCGGGTAGGAGCGCGAGGAAGGTGACATCGTCGAAAGGGACACCCGCAAGTCGCATGCGGCGGAAGGTGGCAAGGGCGGCGGGGGAGGGGGAGGATGCGAGGGCGTGGCCGCAAATGAGGGCGTTGAAGGCGGAGGTAGCGATTTCGGCGGCAGGGAGCTCGTCGAGGAGGCGGCAGGCGAGGGGAAGGAGGCGGAGGCGAGAGTAGGCGGTGACGACGGTGGTGAGGACGTAGGCGTCGGAGGGAAGGAGCCCGGACTTGAGGGAGATGGCGTGGAGGTGGAAGGCAGCGGCGGGAAGGGAGAGGGCGGCGGCGGCGAGAAGGGCGGAGGGGAGGAGGGAGGCAATAGGGATGGGCGGCTGAGGGTAGAAGAGAAGGGTGTGGCGGAGAAGGGCGAGGGCCTTGTGGTGGCGTCCGGAAGCAGCGAGTTGGCGGAGGCCGACGGCGGACATGCAGGCGCAGCCGCCGCTGGCGTGGGCGGGGACGGATTGCATGGTTCATGGCCCTTCCGTTCAATTTTGCATAAAAAATGGGCCCAAATTGATTCgctcaaagtaaacactcaaagTAAACAGAAAATTTTTTCTTAACTCCCATTTCATTTCAGTAGAAATCCTTTGTTCCGTGAATTACGGACTAAAGAATGATCATGAACCATTGATTTGGAtgaatcctatttttaaatagaTGGGATTCACCTAAATCAACGGTGTAAAAAAAATGAATCATCCTCTAATCCAATTTGTGAACCAACGATCCGTgctcatttaatttattttttttttaattggttcTTCAAGGTAAAACAGGCCATTAGTCTCATTCTAATTCGTTGCTAAAGGCGCCTTTCGCCAAATGAATTAAACGAATACATTTGATTtggtaaaaatttaaatcatctcaagttataaattttatttgaaaaaacaatctataaatatatcatagcACAGTTATTCCagtaaaaatttatatatatatatatatatatatatatatatatatatatatatatatatatatatagaagtgcTCTCCTGCGGAATGTTTGGTGCGGAACGATGCGGCGCCGCTGACCTGGACGCCTACGTCAAATAAGTTGTGTTAAAATGGCTTCGTGAGAAAACTCGTTCCTCTCCTCCCGCGATCTAGGGTTTCCCGTTGCTCACCCTTCTCCGCCGAAGCTCCTCCCTCACTCTCGCCGCCTCCCTCTCTCGTCGAGCTACAGCTCTTTCTCCGCGACGCCTTCCTCTCTCGTGACGAGCACCACCTCCTTCGCCGCGGCGCCTCCCTCTCTCGCGACGAGCACCACCTTCGCCTCGACGACTCCCTCTCTCGCGACGAGCAGCTCCTTCGCCGCGACACAACGCCTCCCTCTCTCGCGACGCCTCCCTCCGCGCCGAGCTCTCTCGCTGCAACTCATGACTCTCCTCCCCACCGCAACATCCTCTCAGGTTGTCCTAAAATTCTCCAAACTTGATATAATTTCTTCAAGTATTCGCTATACTTTtataatttcaatcaatatttgaatttgatacaTCAACCTTACCGAAGCAAAATCGTTTGGGATTTTAAACATTTCTGTGTATTTCTGTTAAACATACCTATGAATTTGATAAAAATCTGTCCTGCTTCCTGCGGTAGATTATTTGACATTTgtattgtttctgttattttgcTTCTGTGATATTTGTGgtgttaataaaaaatttatattaattgtAGAGATTTAAATTATTGTTTCTGTGATTGTTTGACTTAAATTTATGTGTATTTTGCTTCTGTGACATTAAATATAGAAGTGTTATTTTGCTTCTGTAGAGATTTTGTTggcataatttgtgttgtaaattTGTTTATGTTACATATGATAAATATGTTTGAGAATGCTCTATGCAATTGATTTTAGTTTAATGCAATTGATAAACTCtatattttagttttattatgttTGGCATAATACTATGTAAATCTGTTACATGTGAAATTTCTTTGAGattaaacatttcttttaaacatttctGTTTTATATCGGCAGGAAAACCAATTATTTTGCTTATGTGATTTTTGTTTTAGAAAACTGTTAGTTTGCATCTATTATTTTGCATTAGAAATTTCATAATTTGTGTTGCTCTAGAAATTGTATGATTTGTTCCATCAAGTTTAGAATTTAGTGTCTCTGTCAAGTTATTTATCTATTGTCAAATATAATGCGAGGGCGctcagaaatggaagaaaatagagcTGATGATCAAGAATTtattccccaagttgcagatgatcgaaagccaaaaattggaatggaatttGCATCACTAGAAGATGCATATttgttctataaccaatatgcacgagaagctgGATTTAGTACAAGGAATAACACGAGCAGGAAAAACaagatgacaaatgaagtgacgtggaaacaaattgtatgttttaaagaagggcatacagatCTAATGCGGAACAAGAAACATGCAAACACTGATCATCTAATAGgggaaagagcacgtggcgcAGTTAGAACAGGTTGtaaatcaaatattacatttgtcaagaaacagatgggacctaattgggttgtcagcAACTTCATAGAAacccataatcatccactctcgactccatcaaaggtgcatttgctacgctcgCATCGTAATGTTTCGACAGCAAAGAAAACATTGACAAAACAATTTTCAGAGGTcaatgtaccaacttgtcaacaaatgtgattattagagatagagtatggaggcccTGAGGGGATTGGTTGCacagaaaaagatattaaaaactTTGAGAGGActctaagggatgaacaaaagggtattgatgccgAAACACTAATTGAGTTATTTGCATCTGAGCAAGAGAAAAATTCTGCATTTTTCTTTGATtacgagactgattcagataatagatttagtaggtgtttttgggctgatcatgtatcaagaagggcatacagtgtatttggtgatgcagttgtatttgatacgacatataacaCCAATAAATATGGTTTGATTTTTGCACCATTTGTTGGAGTTAAccatcatcatcagacaattatttttggttgtggatttctaagtgatgagaaagcagagtcttttgtttggttgcttacaaagttcttagaagccatgcctaaaggtgcaccaaacattatcatcactgatcaggatcctgctatgacaaaagctaTTGCACAAGTTTTGCCTCAAACAGtacatcgatattgtttgtgacacatattgaacaaattcccagataaattagaccctttgacttttcgaaaccactatcacagcataaagaatgtcattacaaattctacaacacctgatgattttgagaagtcatgggaagagactatcaagtgtgctaacttagCGAATAATGATTGGTTgtccttgatgtatgaattgcgacacagatgggtgccaatatattttagtcatgtattttctgcaggaatgtcaagtagtcaaagatctgaaggctcacatgcatttttcaagaaatatgtctcaaataagaactcattaatggatttttATCACCCGCTTTAATAGAAcactgagacaccaaagacacaatgagttggttgcggaccatattgatatgaatgaacaGCCCAAGGTTAAGACAacctggccaatggaaactcaaatggttaagctgtacaaaaaaaaaatggctagagtttcaaagtgaaatgaccgagagtcatagttattatgtgcaacagacaTTTACAGGTGCTACCTCAGCGGTTTAccatgtgatgaaatttcaaagtccttcttcctcaaaatcaagagtgctcacgcatgacaaacaaagggactacatatcgtgtagctgcacgaaatttgagtttgaggaCATTCTATGTAGAcatatgttagtttttttttgtatcaaccaagtgtttcttttgcctgatacgtatatactcaaacgatggacacgagatgcaaaaGTTGGCGCAATATATGCTTTAGGGGAGCAAAATGTTATTGATGATCCAGATTCAGAAAGGTATTTGATGTCGAGGCACTCGAGGTTgtcctataaagcttcagtattagttgatgatgcatctatgagtaatgagaggacaaccttcttggatgaacaatttgattGTATCTACAACAAAATGAAAGAGATGTCCATTAGTACAACATGCAATGATAGAAGTAACAAAAAGAAATCCATTGATGAAGGTCTTGGTATTAGTGATCCTTTTGCAGTAAGAACTAAGGGATGTGGAAAGAGAttgaaattttcaaaggaaaaatcaATCTCAAATTCTAGGCTTTGTCATGGATGCGGACATCGaggagtgtcacatgacaagcgcaACTGTCCAAATTTACAACAAACGTATGTGTCATTCTACATTTCTATTATAAGTTTACTTGCaaacataaatttattttattacattCTGTAAATATGACAATGTGTCAATTAGCAGATCAACTGAAGATACTAATCTTAATAGTGTTGACGACATATATGAACCAGATTTAGGATCTATAGCAGGTACTATCAAagttataatttattaaattgcagtggtttattcagaaaattaaattaataaattatctttattattGCAGGTTCTAACAACATGCGCTAGTGTCTTAACAATTTTGCTACTCCTCTTCTCATGGGAGCACTTGCTAACAATTTTGCTATTCAGGTAATTTCCAATTGCATTAAATGTTTGATGTTTGTTTTATATGTTAATTATCCTCCATTGAGTTTTGAAGTGACAGTGCATTTCTCATATTTAGTGTCTTAACAGTCGATGATAGAATATATAGATGCTTTTTGAATATGTTAGTTGACCACTTGCAACAAAAGTTACTTGTGTGAGAAGGGACCAATCTATGCATTTATATTGTTACAAGTGGACTCACTGATCCAAGTACAACGTATGGACCTTAGTTGGGGATAATATTGTTTAAAATTTGAATATTGTTTCTTGGAACATCATAATTATTCTAGCACCATGGTAAATATGTTGATCTTTGTCCTAAAAGGTTGAGGTTTTAGGAACAGAATAAGTATATATTTCGTTGTTACTAATTAAAGTGCAAATTGTTTGACATATTATTGTTATGAAGTGATTTCAACCTTATTTTTACTGCACTTCTACTAAAAATTAGTATCATAATAAGTTCTTTCCTTTTACAGGGTACATGTCTTGCTTGCAAGAGGAAGTTCATGGGTTCCCCGATTCCAGATGATTAGTTGCACCTGTTGCGGCAACATTGTATGGCAGCCTACACCAGACATGTCCATTTGAAAATTTCTATGCGCCAAAGTCTTTTGTACATGCAATTTACAGACATGATCTTACAATTCATGTAATGTAAAATGTCATGAGTTACTGGCATGATGTTGATACAAATGGTACATGTTGATACAGCTAGCTACTAGCAATTCATGTTTGAGTTTTTGTTTCCTTTGCCCTGAAAGTTACTAGTATGAATTTGTATTTCTTATGTACAAAAATCATAAGCATGTATGAGGTGGTTGCTTGAATATTTACCTCGTTAAGCGTTGGCCAAATATGATGGTGAAGATGTAATTCTGAAAAGGTTGTAATGCAGCACATATAATTTTCAAGGGAATTTTTTTCCTTTGTCTTATTTTCCCCTCGTTCCTCCACGTACTGGATTtggaagttttactggagaaacttctacgaattatcgaacacctctacacctctacgaatttcagtaactgaaattactggagaaatttcagtgacactgatcggtctacagaccgatcaagaggttcctggatcggtccagggaccgatcaggttcattttgtacgccaggaagcttactgatcgtcttctgatcggtctacagaccgatcaggagttccctgatcgggccggggaccgatcaggtcagtctggttcgcagagggctactgatcgccttctgatcggtctacagaccgatcagaaggttccctgatcggtcccgggaccgatccgCAGTCTACTgatcgttttctgatcggtctatggaccgatcagaggttcctggatcgatccagggaccgatcaggaggttcctgatatctcctgatcggacaaccgtccgatcatttcaacacctggacacccatctcccttaaatcttcccgatcctttcttttcccatttcacgctgaagccctagcTGACACTTTTCtacacctcaactcttctcttctctttggacgccgaagccctagccaaagccctagccaaaagatacttcaatggcaccaaggtaactccatacttctctagaactactcaccttggCATCTCAGTTTCGTTTCTCACCGTATCTGTGCATTTTGTTTTGGCTTTCGGGTGTTGGTGGCTCCGATGCTCACTTatttgccccattgtatcacattgttaaaccttaggaagaaacaagtgggtgaaggaacctctaagtctaagtcgcctgagaagtccaagtctaaggctccctcccgacctcaaccatctgtcttcgggagatttccaaaccaccattttgaggaagcctttaaacaaagaacatttaaattactcccttgtaggtctgtggatcgaaaattcatggacgaattttgtccaactgtgtcagaaatcattgcctactacaaacttgattcacttgtctatttagaacgagatatcaattataacttagtatctgagttttataacaatcttcatcaaactaatgatgtaagttataaaacaaaagttgctaagcagactcttgatttcagtttcccagccttctttgactatctagcttgccggaggtgttccggaaatgtcttttctatatatcctgacttaccagaccccttaccttcaccctttgatgtctcatctgacttcatttatgagtatttcttcataCATCCTAGACCGGGagggctagatgaattagatgttgattttcctacttttgcaaccttgagattatctgccccagattacattctctttaaaattgtcacaaactgccttctgccaatcacatctaaacccttatcttagatccgaccatatcattgcctgatgctttatggactgcatcggcgtctcgactttgacatcatgtctagcatctattcttcgatcatctcctatagtgagccaaacagcttcactgtttatatgtcttatgggcatataattacagattggctcaagacccttcagattgatgtctccaagggtagaatagtcaagatggtcaggcaggactgcagacttgggaaacgggcattttccaagtctggcatcataggacaaaatggggaggttcggtggaaggatgggagagctctaggtgagttaccacggggacctccacgacaggttgcggctgctcctgttgctgctcctcctgctgctgcagctgacgatggagaggcagatcctgatctgcgctggtagatcgccgagctggagagtcgcattgatcggcacg comes from the Zingiber officinale cultivar Zhangliang unplaced genomic scaffold, Zo_v1.1 ctg83, whole genome shotgun sequence genome and includes:
- the LOC122037815 gene encoding putative pentatricopeptide repeat-containing protein At3g11460, mitochondrial, coding for MQSVPAHASGGCACMSAVGLRQLAASGRHHKALALLRHTLLFYPQPPIPIASLLPSALLAAAALSLPAAAFHLHAISLKSGLLPSDAYVLTTVVTAYSRLRLLPLACRLLDELPAAEIATSAFNALICGHALASSPSPAALATFRRMRLAGVPFDDVTFLALLPAAPPASIPPLHGVAFRSSLVFAPSVSNCLLSCFSRIGAVDVARQLFDEMPDQRKDLVSWNAMISCYAQNGLAHQVLAFYDKMKESTSVEPDAITLIGVLSSCANLGAHSIGRRIESFINQKDSYASNTHIKNALINLHAKCGDLARARKVFDEMHLRTIVSWTAIIAGYGMHGHGDEALFLFDKMLEEGIKPDEVVMVSVLSVCSHVGMTDKGMEYFASMKTVHGIMPSREHYACMVDLLGRAGQLKEAWDLIVSMPMEPDSPIWGALLGACKIHKNVELGELAFEKVSKLDPTNVGYYVLLSNIYSDAGRLDGVARIRAIMKQNGLKKDPGCSYVDYKGKVHLFMADDHSHPQANRIYKMILQLEAMVKNDNRVYRNKTTENLPLTGIHSEKLALTFGLLNTESGEEIVVIKNLRVCEDCHHFMKTVSHIVNRKFIVRDASRFHHFEGGACSCKDYW